In Chanodichthys erythropterus isolate Z2021 chromosome 9, ASM2448905v1, whole genome shotgun sequence, a genomic segment contains:
- the lipg gene encoding endothelial lipase isoform X1 has translation MVEKSIRTAICLLCFMLCHSFSAIAAGAPGDNEPLEDDAKDNVTMDPVLLHDRIKYNMRKSLDLDGDGCYLQPGKKESIKECGFNARVKTILIIHGWTMSGMFENWMHKLVAAVQRRESEANVVVVDWLGLAHQLYPDAVNHTRRVGQSIATLLDWLQEEEKLQLEDVHMIGYSLGAHVAGYAGTFVNGNIGRITGLDPAGPMFEGTESHKRLSPDDADFVDVLHTYTRGALGVSIGIQEPIGHIDIYPNGGDVQPGCSLGDVLSTAAAGSKPFFKKKKLSNFQLFSWLPTVILPPLSCHHTDFVEVMKCEHERAVHLFVDSLMNKDHVSYAFQCTGPDRFKKGICLSCRKNRCNSIGYNSKKMRKRRNSKMYLKTRADTPFGGYHYQMKMHVFDRKNAGDSDPTFYVKLHGSHNDTSNLGVDIAEGVGLNLTNTFLVFTEEDIGDLLKISLRWEGPSDSWSSALKYFKSSFWSWSSTQDKHILEVRRIRVKAGETQKKFTFCAEETELSPGQEITFVKCRDGWEVKPRKRLHY, from the exons ATGGTAGAGAAATCAATAAGAACTGCAATTTGCCTGTTATGTTTTATGCTGTGCCATTCATTCAGTGCCATAGCCGCTGGTGCACCCGGCGATAACGAGCCATTGGAAG ATGATGCCAAAGATAACGTCACGATGGATCCGGTGCTACTTCATGACCGAATCAAGTACAACATGCGAAAGTCTTTGGATCTTGATGGCGACGGCTGTTACCTCCAACCTGGGAAAAAGGAAAGCATTAAGGAGTGTGGCTTCAATGCAAGAGTTAAGACCATTCTGATCATTCACGGCTGGACG ATGAGTGGGATGTTTGAGAACTGGATGCACAAGCTGGTGGCTGCTGTTCAGAGACGAGAATCCGAGGCTAATGTGGTGGTGGTCGATTGGCTGGGCCTCGCCCACCAACTTTACCCTGATGCCGTCAACCATACCCGCCGAGTTGGGCAGAGCATCGCCACCCTTTTGGACTGGCTCCAG GAGGAAGAGAAGCTGCAGCTTGAGGACGTGCACATGATTGGATACAGTCTTGGCGCTCATGTTGCTGGATATGCTGGAACGTTTGTAAATGGAAATATTGGACGTATAACTG GTTTGGACCCAGCTGGCCCCATGTTCGAGGGGACAGAGTCCCACAAGAGGCTTTCTCCGGATGATGCAGACTTTGTCGACGttctgcacacatacacacgggGAGCTTTGGGAGTCAGTATTGGGATCCAGGAGCCAATTGGGCACATTGACATATATCCCAATGGTGGGGATGTACAGCCTGGCTGTTCTTTAGGAGATGTGCTGTCCACTGCTGCTGCAGGAAGTaagcctttttttaaaaaaaaaaaattaagcaattTCCAACTCTTTTCATGGTTGCCAACTGTCATTTTACCACCTTTGTCTTGTCACCACACAGACTTTGTGGAAGTCATGAAGTGTGAACATGAGCGGGCAGTGCATCTCTTTGTGGACTCCCTCATGAACAAGGACCATGTGAGCTACGCCTTTCAATGTACCGGCCCTGATCGCTTCAAGAAGGGCATTTGTCTCAGCTGCAGGAAGAACCGCTGCAACAGCATTGGTTACAATTCCAAAAAAATGCGGAAGAGGAGAAACAGCAAGATGTACCTGAAGACTCGCGCAGACACACCTTTTGGTG GTTACCACTATCAGATGAAGATGCATGTGTTCGACAGGAAGAATGCAGGTGATTCAGATCCCACTTTCTACGTCAAACTACATGGATCCCACAATGATACCAGTAACCTCGGTGTAGACAT TGCTGAGGGAGTTGGTCTAAACCTCACAAACACATTTCTCGTCTTCACGGAAGAGGACATTGGTGATCTGCTAAAAATTTCACTGCGCTGGGAAGGCCCTTCTGATTCCTGGTCATCCGCATTGAAATACTTCAAGTCGTCATTCTGGTCCTGGTCAAGTACACAGGACAAACATATTCTGGAGGTTCGGAGGATCAGAGTCAAAGCAGGAGAAACACAGAAGAA GTTCACCTTCTGTGCTGAAGAGACTGAGCTATCACCAGGGCAAGAGATTACATTTGTTAAATGCCGTGATGGGTGGGAGGTAAAACCTAGAAAACG atTGCACTACTGA
- the lipg gene encoding endothelial lipase isoform X2, with protein sequence MVEKSIRTAICLLCFMLCHSFSAIAAGAPGDNEPLEDDAKDNVTMDPVLLHDRIKYNMRKSLDLDGDGCYLQPGKKESIKECGFNARVKTILIIHGWTMSGMFENWMHKLVAAVQRRESEANVVVVDWLGLAHQLYPDAVNHTRRVGQSIATLLDWLQEEEKLQLEDVHMIGYSLGAHVAGYAGTFVNGNIGRITGLDPAGPMFEGTESHKRLSPDDADFVDVLHTYTRGALGVSIGIQEPIGHIDIYPNGGDVQPGCSLGDVLSTAAAGNFVEVMKCEHERAVHLFVDSLMNKDHVSYAFQCTGPDRFKKGICLSCRKNRCNSIGYNSKKMRKRRNSKMYLKTRADTPFGGYHYQMKMHVFDRKNAGDSDPTFYVKLHGSHNDTSNLGVDIAEGVGLNLTNTFLVFTEEDIGDLLKISLRWEGPSDSWSSALKYFKSSFWSWSSTQDKHILEVRRIRVKAGETQKKFTFCAEETELSPGQEITFVKCRDGWEVKPRKRLHY encoded by the exons ATGGTAGAGAAATCAATAAGAACTGCAATTTGCCTGTTATGTTTTATGCTGTGCCATTCATTCAGTGCCATAGCCGCTGGTGCACCCGGCGATAACGAGCCATTGGAAG ATGATGCCAAAGATAACGTCACGATGGATCCGGTGCTACTTCATGACCGAATCAAGTACAACATGCGAAAGTCTTTGGATCTTGATGGCGACGGCTGTTACCTCCAACCTGGGAAAAAGGAAAGCATTAAGGAGTGTGGCTTCAATGCAAGAGTTAAGACCATTCTGATCATTCACGGCTGGACG ATGAGTGGGATGTTTGAGAACTGGATGCACAAGCTGGTGGCTGCTGTTCAGAGACGAGAATCCGAGGCTAATGTGGTGGTGGTCGATTGGCTGGGCCTCGCCCACCAACTTTACCCTGATGCCGTCAACCATACCCGCCGAGTTGGGCAGAGCATCGCCACCCTTTTGGACTGGCTCCAG GAGGAAGAGAAGCTGCAGCTTGAGGACGTGCACATGATTGGATACAGTCTTGGCGCTCATGTTGCTGGATATGCTGGAACGTTTGTAAATGGAAATATTGGACGTATAACTG GTTTGGACCCAGCTGGCCCCATGTTCGAGGGGACAGAGTCCCACAAGAGGCTTTCTCCGGATGATGCAGACTTTGTCGACGttctgcacacatacacacgggGAGCTTTGGGAGTCAGTATTGGGATCCAGGAGCCAATTGGGCACATTGACATATATCCCAATGGTGGGGATGTACAGCCTGGCTGTTCTTTAGGAGATGTGCTGTCCACTGCTGCTGCAGGAA ACTTTGTGGAAGTCATGAAGTGTGAACATGAGCGGGCAGTGCATCTCTTTGTGGACTCCCTCATGAACAAGGACCATGTGAGCTACGCCTTTCAATGTACCGGCCCTGATCGCTTCAAGAAGGGCATTTGTCTCAGCTGCAGGAAGAACCGCTGCAACAGCATTGGTTACAATTCCAAAAAAATGCGGAAGAGGAGAAACAGCAAGATGTACCTGAAGACTCGCGCAGACACACCTTTTGGTG GTTACCACTATCAGATGAAGATGCATGTGTTCGACAGGAAGAATGCAGGTGATTCAGATCCCACTTTCTACGTCAAACTACATGGATCCCACAATGATACCAGTAACCTCGGTGTAGACAT TGCTGAGGGAGTTGGTCTAAACCTCACAAACACATTTCTCGTCTTCACGGAAGAGGACATTGGTGATCTGCTAAAAATTTCACTGCGCTGGGAAGGCCCTTCTGATTCCTGGTCATCCGCATTGAAATACTTCAAGTCGTCATTCTGGTCCTGGTCAAGTACACAGGACAAACATATTCTGGAGGTTCGGAGGATCAGAGTCAAAGCAGGAGAAACACAGAAGAA GTTCACCTTCTGTGCTGAAGAGACTGAGCTATCACCAGGGCAAGAGATTACATTTGTTAAATGCCGTGATGGGTGGGAGGTAAAACCTAGAAAACG atTGCACTACTGA
- the LOC137026385 gene encoding uncharacterized protein: protein MRYKKQGPSGSSGAQKTGRQQWILNRLQFLEPHTKRKESTSNLMIMEPAADSDSCSPSDGTNSDTWTGTHEDPSFSDADLRSSTPLAESTICGTESTAMRKDHLQSSNIKPKPPGKRRKMQDESSSEESTNLMRTIGKTLEKLASQENTNDAISAYCKNLEHRMRNLPPHLLPHFQHEVDNCIFKYSVGHNHALDASSNQYTHL, encoded by the exons ATGCGTTATAAGAAACAAGGACCCTCAGGAAGTTCTGGAGCTCAGAAGactggcaggcagcaatggatcCTGAACCGCCTGCAGTTTCTAGAGCCTCACACAAAAAGGAAGGAGAGCACTTCAAATCTAATGATcatg GAACCTGCGGCTGATAGTGATTCCTGTTCACCCTCAGATGGTACCAACAGTGACACCTGGACTGGCACCCATGAAGACCCCAGCTTCAGTGATGCTGACCTACGGTCAAGTACACCCTTGGCTGAATCCACCATCTGTGGAACTGAGTCCACAGCCATGAGAAAGGACCATTTGCAAAGCTCCAACATAAAACCAAAGCCTCCAGGGAAGCGCAGGAAGATGCAAGACGAATCCTCCAGCGAGGAATCCACAAACTTGATGCGCACCATCGGCAAAACTCTGGAAAAGTTGGCATCACAGGAAAACACCAATGATGCCATCTCagcttactgcaaaaatcttgaaCACAGAATGCGGAATTTGCCACCACATCTACTGCCACATTTCCAGCATGAGGTTGAtaattgcattttcaaatattcagtGGGCCACAACCATGCACTGGATGCATCTTCCAATCAGTATAcacacttgtaa